A genome region from Clostridium pasteurianum includes the following:
- the pxpB gene encoding 5-oxoprolinase subunit PxpB, with product MEENKFSILQANETCALIEFEDKIDKEINKRIRILCSYLDENPFCGLVEYIPYFCSVSVIYNPIEVKENEPFKVVESKLKEILSKLDFSCSYEENVIEIPVCYGSELGPDIEYVAEHNKLTVDEVIKIHSSGEYLVYMIGFAPGFPYLGGLSEKLHTPRRDAPRTAIPAGSVGIAGTQTGIYPLETPGGWQIIGRTPLKLFDFNSANKTLLKCGDIARFYPVSYAEYLKLKERV from the coding sequence ATGGAGGAAAATAAGTTTAGTATTTTACAGGCAAATGAAACGTGCGCCTTAATTGAGTTTGAAGATAAGATTGATAAAGAAATTAATAAAAGAATAAGAATACTTTGTTCATATCTTGATGAAAATCCATTCTGTGGTTTAGTAGAATATATACCCTATTTTTGTAGTGTTTCCGTAATTTATAATCCAATTGAAGTGAAGGAAAATGAACCTTTTAAGGTAGTAGAATCAAAACTTAAAGAAATACTATCGAAGCTTGATTTCTCATGTAGTTATGAGGAAAACGTAATTGAAATTCCAGTTTGCTATGGAAGTGAATTGGGACCTGATATAGAATATGTGGCAGAACATAATAAGCTTACAGTAGATGAAGTTATTAAGATTCATTCGAGTGGTGAATATTTGGTTTATATGATTGGATTTGCACCGGGTTTCCCGTATTTGGGTGGTCTTTCAGAAAAGCTTCATACGCCTAGGAGAGATGCTCCAAGAACGGCAATACCAGCTGGTTCGGTTGGTATTGCTGGAACGCAGACGGGAATATATCCCTTAGAAACCCCTGGTGGATGGCAAATAATAGGTAGAACACCGCTTAAATTATTTGATTTTAATAGTGCTAATAAAACTCTTTTAAAGTGCGGAGATATAGCAAGATTTTACCCTGTTTCCTATGCAGAATATTTAAAGTTAAAGGAGAGAGTATGA
- a CDS encoding biotin-dependent carboxyltransferase family protein: protein MNINVLTPGLLTTIQDLGRYGYQKYGIIVSGAMDTYAARLSNILVGNEENEGVLEITLIGPSLSLPKGSLISITGAKLSPSINNVEVPMGRPIYLKESSILKFGACVNGIRCYLAVAGGFDVPVFMGSKSTYLRAKLGGKEGRALKKNDVLKLGRMSTLSLNIIDNLKKENKNKNFAFPRWHARNSIKEEKHTAIIRVFEDRQYSAISEESLDKFFGSSFTIDVKSDRMGYRLKGQKIELKEKLEMISGEVSFGTIQIPPDGNPIILLADRGTSGGYPKIAHVASYDLPKLVQLKPHSKVKFKKVTLKEAEEMYLKREAYIYELKKSIKLITISGGR, encoded by the coding sequence ATGAATATAAATGTATTAACTCCAGGTCTTTTAACTACTATACAGGATCTTGGGAGATATGGATATCAAAAATACGGAATTATTGTAAGTGGTGCTATGGATACTTATGCAGCAAGATTATCAAATATTTTGGTTGGAAATGAGGAGAATGAAGGCGTACTTGAAATTACTTTAATTGGGCCTTCTTTAAGTTTACCGAAAGGAAGCTTGATTTCTATAACTGGTGCAAAGCTTTCACCTTCAATTAATAATGTGGAGGTTCCCATGGGAAGACCAATATATTTAAAAGAGTCTTCAATATTAAAATTTGGAGCTTGTGTTAATGGAATTAGATGTTATTTAGCTGTTGCAGGAGGCTTTGATGTCCCTGTTTTTATGGGGAGTAAAAGTACATATTTGAGGGCAAAATTGGGAGGAAAAGAGGGAAGAGCTCTTAAAAAAAATGATGTACTTAAACTTGGAAGAATGAGTACACTTTCTTTAAATATAATAGATAATTTAAAAAAAGAAAATAAAAATAAGAACTTTGCCTTTCCAAGATGGCATGCTAGGAATTCCATAAAAGAAGAAAAGCATACTGCTATTATTAGAGTGTTTGAGGATAGGCAATATAGTGCAATAAGTGAAGAAAGTCTTGATAAATTTTTTGGCAGTTCATTTACTATAGATGTTAAATCGGATAGGATGGGATATCGTTTAAAGGGTCAAAAAATTGAGCTTAAAGAGAAGCTTGAAATGATATCCGGTGAGGTGTCTTTTGGAACTATTCAAATTCCACCAGATGGAAATCCCATAATTCTTTTAGCAGATAGAGGAACTTCAGGTGGTTATCCTAAAATTGCTCATGTGGCTTCTTATGACCTTCCTAAGTTAGTTCAACTTAAACCCCATTCAAAAGTGAAATTCAAAAAAGTAACTTTAAAAGAAGCTGAAGAGATGTATTTAAAAAGAGAAGCGTATATTTATGAATTAAAAAAATCTATCAAATTAATTACAATATCAGGGGGAAGATAA
- a CDS encoding acetyl-CoA carboxylase biotin carboxyl carrier protein — MIDTDDLAKIMELLKKQEFSHFEFKCGDSKIVMDRGSSTHTDVSENENHNKGEIALKRKHDEKIYIKSSLAGTFYRGKEEGKEAFIKFHDIVKEDTVVGLIEVMKLYNEIEAGISGEIVDILVEDGEFVEYGQPLFEIKGSDK; from the coding sequence ATGATTGATACAGATGATTTAGCTAAAATAATGGAGCTTTTAAAAAAGCAAGAGTTTTCTCATTTCGAATTTAAATGCGGTGATAGCAAAATAGTTATGGACAGGGGAAGTTCAACACATACGGATGTTAGTGAAAATGAGAATCATAATAAAGGTGAAATAGCGCTGAAAAGAAAACATGATGAAAAAATTTACATTAAATCAAGCTTAGCTGGTACTTTTTACAGAGGAAAAGAAGAGGGAAAAGAGGCATTTATAAAGTTTCATGATATTGTTAAGGAAGATACAGTTGTAGGCTTAATTGAAGTAATGAAGCTATATAACGAGATTGAAGCAGGCATTTCTGGAGAAATAGTTGATATTTTAGTAGAGGATGGAGAATTTGTGGAGTATGGTCAGCCCTTATTTGAGATTAAGGGGAGTGATAAATAA
- the accC gene encoding acetyl-CoA carboxylase biotin carboxylase subunit, whose translation MFKKILIANRGEIAVRIIRTCRELHILTVAIYSESDKESLHVKLADEAYCIGKAFPKDTYLNVNAIINIAIHAKADAIHPGYGFLSESSTFAKTCEEFNICFIGPNYKIINMLGNKSNAREAMKRAGVPIIMGTDGEIDDREKLVETAEKIGYPVIIKASSGGGGKGMRVVRNEEELVSKFEEAEKEAESYFGNGAVYIEKYLENTRHVEIQILGDNYGNAVYLGERDCTIQRRHQKLVEETPSTSINDELRKAMGKAAVDASKAVNYNSLGTVEFLLNKDGSFYFMEMNTRIQVEHGITEMDLIKEQILIAQGEKLSFGQEDVKINGYAIECRINAENPYNNFMPCSGKINKYIAPGGIGIRIDSAVYSGYTIPTFYDSMIAKVIAWGRNRNEAIERMRRALDEFTIEGVYTTIDFHKKLMVNEVFRTGDFDTKFLEVNKII comes from the coding sequence ATGTTTAAAAAAATCCTTATAGCCAATAGAGGCGAAATTGCAGTTAGAATTATACGTACTTGCCGTGAACTTCATATTTTAACGGTTGCAATTTATTCAGAAAGTGATAAAGAATCTCTCCATGTAAAGTTAGCAGATGAAGCTTATTGTATAGGAAAAGCTTTTCCAAAGGATACATATCTAAATGTAAATGCAATAATAAATATAGCCATTCATGCAAAGGCGGATGCCATTCACCCAGGTTATGGGTTTCTCTCTGAAAGTTCAACCTTTGCTAAAACCTGTGAGGAATTTAATATATGTTTCATAGGCCCTAATTATAAAATTATAAATATGCTTGGGAATAAATCTAATGCAAGAGAAGCTATGAAAAGAGCAGGTGTACCTATTATAATGGGTACAGATGGGGAAATTGATGATAGAGAAAAATTAGTTGAAACAGCAGAAAAAATAGGATATCCCGTCATAATCAAAGCATCTTCTGGAGGGGGAGGAAAGGGCATGAGAGTTGTGAGAAATGAAGAGGAACTTGTGTCCAAATTTGAGGAAGCTGAGAAAGAGGCTGAAAGCTATTTTGGTAATGGTGCAGTTTACATAGAAAAGTATCTCGAAAATACTAGACATGTAGAAATACAGATACTTGGAGACAATTATGGTAATGCAGTTTACCTCGGAGAAAGAGACTGTACAATTCAAAGAAGGCATCAAAAGCTTGTTGAAGAAACACCTTCAACTTCCATAAATGATGAGCTGCGTAAGGCTATGGGAAAGGCCGCAGTCGATGCGTCTAAAGCTGTAAATTACAACAGTCTTGGAACTGTGGAATTCCTTTTAAATAAGGATGGAAGCTTTTATTTTATGGAAATGAATACAAGAATTCAGGTTGAACATGGTATTACTGAAATGGATTTGATAAAAGAGCAAATATTAATAGCACAAGGGGAGAAATTATCATTTGGGCAGGAAGATGTAAAAATAAATGGATACGCAATTGAGTGTAGAATAAATGCGGAAAATCCATATAATAATTTTATGCCATGCTCTGGTAAAATAAATAAATATATAGCCCCTGGAGGTATTGGAATAAGGATAGATAGTGCAGTGTATAGTGGATATACAATCCCAACATTTTATGATTCTATGATAGCTAAGGTTATAGCATGGGGAAGAAATAGAAATGAAGCAATTGAAAGAATGAGAAGAGCCTTAGATGAATTTACCATTGAAGGTGTTTACACTACGATAGATTTTCATAAAAAACTAATGGTTAATGAAGTCTTCAGGACGGGGGATTTTGACACTAAGTTTTTAGAAGTGAATAAAATTATATAA
- a CDS encoding 5' nucleotidase, NT5C type, translating into MENLNICIDIDGTITDAYYWLNLCNKYFNTNITESEVTDYCIHKVLNIPEEDYSKFYEKYKFKLHTEEKLRPDAKNIITKLNLLNNIHFVTARDRDLTILTYSYLRKHSISYDTLTVLGNTHKVATAIALDCDVFIEDSYDNAIELSNAGFKVLLMDTNYNRKPLNDNIVRVFNWDEIYTIINRSILEIQAM; encoded by the coding sequence ATGGAAAACTTAAATATTTGCATTGATATTGATGGAACTATAACAGATGCTTACTACTGGCTTAATTTATGTAACAAATACTTTAATACCAATATAACAGAAAGTGAGGTAACTGATTATTGTATACACAAGGTACTAAATATACCTGAAGAAGATTACTCTAAGTTTTATGAAAAATACAAATTTAAACTTCATACTGAAGAAAAACTTAGACCTGATGCAAAAAACATCATAACAAAGCTCAATCTACTAAACAATATACATTTTGTAACTGCAAGAGATAGAGATCTTACTATTCTCACCTACTCATATTTAAGAAAACATTCTATATCTTATGATACTCTTACAGTACTAGGAAATACTCATAAAGTAGCTACTGCCATAGCCTTAGATTGTGATGTTTTTATTGAAGATAGCTACGACAACGCAATTGAACTTTCAAACGCAGGCTTTAAAGTTTTATTAATGGATACTAATTATAACAGAAAACCACTAAACGATAACATTGTAAGAGTTTTTAATTGGGATGAAATTTATACTATAATAAACAGATCAATTTTAGAAATACAGGCAATGTAG
- a CDS encoding aldo/keto reductase, translating to MKNINIGKGEINNASQISLGCMRINGITIEEASTLINTALDEGINFFDHADIYGGGECEEVFARAINMNPSVREKLIIQSKCGIRKGYYDFSKEHILSSVDKSLKRLKTDYLDILLLHRPDTLMEPEEVAEAFDILYDSGKVKSFGVSNQNPMQMELMNKYLNHKIIINQLQFSIAHTGIIDSGINVNMKNNSSINRDGSVLEYCRLKGITIQPWSPFQYGFFEGVFLDNDKFPELNKKINEIAESRGVTNTTIAIAWILRHPAKMQPIVGTTNPKRLKEICKASEIELTRQEWYSIYRAAGNVLP from the coding sequence ATGAAAAATATTAATATTGGAAAAGGCGAGATTAATAATGCATCTCAAATTTCTTTGGGCTGCATGAGGATTAATGGAATTACCATAGAGGAAGCTTCCACTTTAATTAACACTGCATTAGATGAAGGGATTAATTTCTTCGATCATGCTGATATATATGGTGGTGGTGAATGCGAGGAAGTTTTTGCTAGAGCAATTAATATGAATCCAAGTGTTAGAGAAAAATTAATAATTCAATCAAAATGTGGTATTAGGAAGGGATATTATGACTTCTCCAAGGAACATATTTTAAGTTCTGTAGATAAAAGCTTAAAAAGACTTAAGACTGATTATTTGGATATACTCCTTCTTCATAGACCAGATACGCTTATGGAGCCGGAGGAAGTTGCTGAGGCTTTTGATATACTCTATGATAGTGGTAAGGTTAAAAGCTTTGGAGTTAGTAATCAAAATCCTATGCAGATGGAACTTATGAATAAATATTTAAATCATAAGATTATAATTAACCAGCTTCAATTCAGTATTGCACATACAGGTATAATTGATTCTGGAATTAACGTTAATATGAAAAACAATTCTTCAATAAATAGGGATGGAAGTGTGTTAGAGTATTGCCGTTTGAAGGGAATAACAATTCAGCCATGGTCACCATTCCAATATGGTTTTTTTGAAGGGGTATTTCTAGACAATGATAAATTCCCTGAACTTAATAAAAAGATAAATGAAATAGCTGAAAGTAGAGGAGTTACAAATACAACAATAGCAATTGCATGGATTTTAAGGCATCCAGCAAAGATGCAGCCTATAGTTGGAACAACAAATCCTAAACGTTTGAAGGAAATTTGTAAGGCATCAGAAATTGAGCTCACAAGGCAGGAGTGGTACTCAATATATAGAGCAGCAGGAAATGTTTTGCCATAG
- a CDS encoding hemolysin family protein codes for MIVLINIIVVFLLVFMNAFFVAAEFAMVKIRKSRIETLVMEGNKSAKRTLTVINDLNSYLSGCQLGITLASLGLGWVGEPAISNMLMPVFRFFNLSEHAIYSISVLLGFSIITGFHIVLGELTPKSLSIINTEKIALYTALPLIMFYKITYPIMWLFNHSTNLVLKIFGISSVEEHDAAHTDEEIKLLAEDSYKHGLIDKTELTFVDNIFDFSDKTVKEIMMPRTDMLCIFAEDSFEDIVAFTLKEQMTRYPVCRKSKDNIIGFIHIKDLYKQKIEGKSEDIEGIIREVKFVTESMLIGDLLKVFKKEKAQMAIVIDEFGGTSGLVTTEDVLEEIVGEIQDEFDEDEGEEIKKVDENSYIVDGKVLLEEINEILETDIEEENIDTVGGWIYSKLNSYPKVNDKINYEDYEFKVLKCNEKRITRVFIRLKDKKTLSSENEVKNG; via the coding sequence ATGATTGTCCTAATAAATATTATTGTTGTATTTTTGCTTGTATTTATGAACGCTTTTTTTGTAGCAGCAGAATTTGCAATGGTCAAAATAAGAAAATCTAGAATAGAAACTTTAGTTATGGAAGGAAATAAGAGTGCAAAGCGTACTTTGACAGTAATTAATGATTTGAATTCATATCTATCAGGCTGCCAACTTGGAATAACATTGGCATCGCTAGGATTAGGTTGGGTAGGAGAACCAGCAATTTCAAATATGCTGATGCCTGTTTTTAGGTTCTTTAATCTTTCAGAACATGCTATTTATTCAATATCTGTTTTATTAGGCTTTTCCATAATAACAGGTTTTCATATAGTGCTTGGAGAGCTTACACCTAAGTCATTATCAATTATAAATACTGAAAAAATAGCTCTTTATACTGCATTGCCGCTTATTATGTTTTACAAAATTACATACCCAATAATGTGGCTTTTTAATCATAGTACTAATCTAGTTCTAAAAATATTTGGAATATCAAGTGTAGAGGAACATGATGCTGCTCACACCGATGAAGAGATAAAATTATTAGCAGAGGATAGTTATAAACATGGACTTATAGATAAGACGGAATTAACTTTTGTTGATAATATATTTGATTTCTCAGACAAGACAGTAAAGGAAATAATGATGCCGCGCACGGACATGTTATGTATTTTTGCGGAAGATTCTTTTGAGGATATAGTTGCGTTTACTCTGAAAGAGCAGATGACAAGATATCCTGTTTGTAGAAAGAGTAAGGATAACATTATTGGATTTATACATATAAAAGATTTATATAAACAAAAGATAGAAGGCAAAAGTGAAGATATTGAAGGAATCATTCGAGAGGTTAAGTTTGTAACTGAATCCATGCTTATAGGGGATTTACTTAAAGTATTTAAAAAGGAAAAGGCTCAAATGGCAATTGTTATTGATGAATTTGGCGGTACATCGGGACTTGTTACTACAGAAGATGTCTTGGAAGAGATAGTAGGAGAAATTCAAGATGAGTTTGATGAAGATGAAGGAGAAGAAATAAAAAAAGTAGATGAAAATAGTTATATTGTAGATGGAAAGGTTCTACTTGAAGAGATAAATGAAATACTAGAAACGGATATTGAAGAGGAAAATATTGATACAGTAGGTGGATGGATATACTCTAAGCTTAATTCTTATCCCAAGGTTAATGACAAAATAAATTATGAAGACTATGAGTTTAAAGTATTAAAATGCAATGAGAAAAGGATAACTAGAGTATTTATTAGGTTAAAAGATAAAAAAACATTGAGCTCAGAGAATGAAGTTAAAAATGGGTGA
- a CDS encoding GNAT family N-acetyltransferase: MEDFEFVNGGIELLDSVKPLWEKLNEHHMNNSKYFYDRYKNFSFDATRRKAFTKDNVDAVNIDLIKKDEKYVGYCISTVKDKNVGEIESLFIEKECRKFGLGDKLMTRAIKWLDDNEVKTKILGVAEGNENVLEFYKRHGFYKRTMILQQIEK, encoded by the coding sequence ATGGAGGACTTTGAGTTCGTAAATGGTGGTATAGAGTTATTGGATTCAGTAAAACCTTTGTGGGAGAAGTTAAATGAGCATCATATGAATAATTCAAAATACTTTTATGATAGATATAAAAATTTTAGCTTTGATGCTACGAGACGTAAGGCTTTTACCAAAGATAATGTTGATGCAGTGAATATAGACTTAATTAAAAAAGATGAGAAATACGTAGGTTACTGCATAAGTACAGTTAAAGATAAAAATGTTGGTGAAATTGAGTCTCTATTTATCGAAAAAGAATGCCGTAAGTTTGGTCTGGGTGATAAGTTAATGACTAGAGCAATTAAATGGCTAGATGATAATGAAGTTAAGACTAAAATATTAGGCGTAGCAGAAGGAAATGAAAATGTATTGGAATTTTATAAAAGGCATGGATTTTATAAGAGAACAATGATTTTACAGCAAATAGAGAAATAA
- the licT gene encoding BglG family transcription antiterminator LicT, which translates to MLIRKIFNNNAIVAKDSNNSEFVVMGRGIGFKKSVGDKVNEDLIEKVFILKQKEASERFKLLLEDVPTEYVSLCYDIIEYAKNILGTKLNDYIYVTLTDHISNTLKLFDEGIVNHNALIWEIRKFYPSEFKVGLKALEFIEDETNKKLPVDEAGNIALHLINAQVNSSLSNLNDIASQTKMIQDILNIVKYTYSIKLDEKSISYERFITHLRFFFQRIKLSEKNKSNGEDFLLKQVKEKYKKAYECMLKVQKYLQMELSQEEQLYLTVHIQRVTER; encoded by the coding sequence ATGTTAATTAGAAAAATATTTAATAACAATGCTATAGTAGCCAAAGATTCTAATAATAGTGAATTTGTTGTAATGGGGCGTGGAATTGGGTTTAAGAAGAGTGTAGGGGACAAAGTAAATGAGGATTTAATAGAAAAAGTATTTATCCTTAAACAAAAAGAGGCCTCAGAAAGATTCAAATTGTTATTAGAAGATGTGCCTACAGAATATGTTTCTCTTTGCTATGATATTATTGAATATGCTAAAAATATACTTGGTACTAAACTTAATGACTATATATATGTAACCCTCACTGATCATATTAGCAACACATTAAAGCTGTTTGATGAAGGTATTGTTAACCACAATGCTTTAATTTGGGAGATAAGAAAATTTTATCCCAGCGAATTTAAAGTTGGTCTTAAGGCATTAGAATTTATTGAAGATGAGACTAACAAAAAATTACCTGTGGATGAGGCTGGAAATATAGCACTGCATTTAATAAATGCACAGGTTAATAGTTCATTAAGCAATTTAAATGATATTGCTAGTCAAACTAAAATGATACAAGATATTTTAAACATTGTTAAGTATACTTATAGCATTAAATTGGACGAGAAGTCCATTAGTTATGAAAGGTTTATTACTCATTTAAGATTCTTTTTTCAAAGGATTAAATTAAGTGAAAAAAACAAGAGCAATGGAGAAGATTTTTTATTAAAGCAGGTTAAAGAAAAGTATAAGAAGGCATATGAATGTATGCTTAAAGTACAAAAGTATCTTCAGATGGAATTATCACAGGAAGAGCAATTATATTTAACAGTTCACATTCAGCGTGTTACAGAAAGATAA
- a CDS encoding beta-glucoside-specific PTS transporter subunit IIABC has protein sequence MKYEKLAKDIIKNVGGKENVNSLTHCITRLRFKLKDESKANTEVLKNMDGVVTVIKSGGQYQVVIGNNVGDVFDDVIAIGGFKSSSEDQDSNEKTGALNKFIDIISGVFTPILGVLCASGMIKGFNALFVAMHILSDKSGTYIMLNAIGDALFYFFPIFLGYTSAKKFKLNEFVGMAIGGALVYPTITAMTSGKALYNVFTGTVIQSSVYLTFLGIPVILMSYSSSVIPIILSTYVGAKIEKGFKKIIPDVVKTFLVPFFTLLVTVPLAFIVIGPISTWAGKLVGAATISIYNLSPIVAGLFIGAFWQIFVIFGLHWGLVPILLNNISVMHYDPVIATFFAASFAQTGVVAAILIKTKNKKLRSLAIPAVISGFFGVTEPAIYGITLPRKKPFIISCIGASIGGGILGAMGSKMYIFGGLGIFGIPCFIGPKGMDRGFYGSIISIIVAFALGFLIMLFAGFKDDEVKEETKNDVPELVKQEVLTSPIKGEVKALSEVKDEAFSTGALGKGVAIEPQEGKVVSPVDGTLTTLFPTLHALGITSDSGAEILIHIGMDTVKLEGKHFTAKAKQGDRITKGQVLVEFDINAIKGEGYSVTTPVVVTNSDKYLDVIETDKKEISYKEDLLTVMI, from the coding sequence ATGAAATACGAAAAATTAGCCAAAGACATAATAAAAAATGTTGGTGGTAAAGAAAATGTTAATAGTTTAACCCACTGCATTACACGTTTACGTTTCAAATTGAAAGATGAAAGTAAGGCAAATACAGAAGTTCTTAAAAATATGGATGGAGTTGTAACTGTTATTAAGAGTGGTGGCCAATATCAAGTTGTTATTGGTAATAATGTAGGTGATGTTTTTGATGATGTTATTGCTATTGGTGGCTTTAAATCATCATCAGAAGATCAAGATTCTAATGAAAAAACAGGAGCTTTAAATAAGTTTATAGATATTATATCAGGGGTGTTTACACCGATTCTTGGAGTACTGTGTGCATCTGGTATGATAAAAGGATTTAATGCACTATTTGTTGCAATGCATATACTTAGCGATAAATCTGGTACTTATATTATGCTTAATGCTATAGGTGATGCATTATTTTACTTCTTCCCAATTTTCTTAGGATATACATCAGCTAAGAAATTTAAACTTAATGAATTTGTTGGTATGGCAATTGGTGGAGCACTAGTATATCCAACAATTACAGCTATGACATCAGGTAAAGCATTATACAATGTGTTTACTGGTACTGTAATTCAATCGTCTGTCTATTTGACATTTTTAGGAATACCAGTTATATTAATGAGCTATTCTTCAAGTGTTATTCCTATTATTTTATCAACATACGTAGGAGCTAAAATAGAAAAGGGTTTTAAAAAGATAATTCCAGATGTAGTTAAAACATTTTTAGTTCCTTTCTTTACATTATTAGTTACTGTACCTTTAGCATTTATAGTAATTGGACCAATATCAACTTGGGCAGGAAAATTAGTTGGAGCAGCTACAATTTCTATATACAATTTAAGCCCAATTGTTGCAGGATTATTTATAGGAGCATTCTGGCAGATATTTGTTATATTCGGATTACACTGGGGATTAGTTCCTATACTGTTAAACAACATATCAGTAATGCATTACGATCCAGTTATTGCAACATTCTTTGCAGCTTCTTTTGCTCAGACAGGTGTAGTTGCAGCAATATTAATTAAAACAAAAAATAAGAAATTAAGATCATTAGCTATTCCAGCAGTTATTTCAGGTTTCTTTGGAGTTACAGAACCAGCTATATACGGTATAACTTTGCCACGTAAAAAGCCATTTATTATAAGTTGTATTGGAGCATCAATAGGTGGTGGTATACTAGGAGCTATGGGAAGTAAGATGTATATATTCGGAGGACTTGGTATATTCGGAATTCCATGCTTCATTGGACCAAAAGGAATGGATAGAGGTTTCTATGGTTCAATAATATCAATAATAGTAGCTTTTGCATTAGGTTTCTTAATAATGTTATTTGCAGGATTTAAAGATGATGAAGTTAAAGAAGAAACTAAAAATGATGTTCCTGAGTTAGTAAAACAAGAAGTATTAACTAGTCCAATAAAAGGTGAAGTTAAAGCATTATCAGAAGTAAAAGATGAAGCTTTTTCAACAGGAGCATTAGGTAAGGGTGTTGCAATTGAACCTCAAGAAGGAAAAGTAGTTTCACCAGTAGATGGTACTCTAACAACATTATTTCCAACACTTCATGCCTTAGGAATAACAAGTGATAGCGGCGCAGAGATATTAATCCATATAGGTATGGACACAGTTAAATTAGAAGGTAAACATTTTACAGCTAAGGCAAAGCAAGGGGATCGTATAACAAAAGGACAGGTATTAGTAGAGTTTGATATTAATGCTATAAAGGGAGAAGGATATTCCGTAACAACACCTGTTGTAGTTACTAATTCAGACAAGTATTTAGATGTTATTGAGACTGATAAAAAGGAAATTAGCTATAAAGAAGATTTACTAACAGTAATGATTTAG